GGGGTTGCGCTCAGTAATCACATCTGTTCTAAATTAGTTATTCTATTGTTACTTTGGCAAAAATACTCCTTAGAAGATTAGTTGCTTATAATGTTCTTTTTCACTAATTCTCTGAATCCTTGGCTAGTTGGAGTAGGATTGAATTCTATCTTGCTGGTTGTGGCTTGGATGGTCCCCAAAAAGCTGCTCACTCCAGCTGGATTATTCCACGCTTGCTTACTTGGTGTCCTGATTTGGGGAACACTAGGGTGGCAAGGATATGTAGTTGTCATGTTCTATTTTCTGGTTGGTTCTTTGATCACGCGCGTAGGTATGGCGCAAAAAGAAGCAGAAGGCATCGCAGAAAAGCGTTCGGGTGCTAGAGGTCCAGAAAATGTCTGGGGTTCTGCTTTAACTGCGGCTTTGTGTGCGTTAGGAGTATTGATGACAAATTTGGGAATCCTTTCCACACCTCAAACCCTACACCCCACACTTGACACCTTATTGTTGCTAGGCTACGTAGCGAGTTTTAGTACAAAACTTTCTGACACCTGCGCTAGCGAAGTGGGTAAGGCTTATGGTAAAAGTACTTTTCTGATTACCACGCTGCAAGCAGTGCCACGGGGAACGGAAGGGGCAGTTAGCTTAGAGGGAACTTTAGCGGGTGCTGTAGCGTCACTGGCTCTAGCACTCCTTGGTTGGGGAGTGGGTTTGATAGATTTATTAGGTCTCCTTTGGTGTGTTCTAGCGGCGTTTATTGCCACCAATTTAGAAAGTGTAATCGGGGCAACAGTGCAATCTCGCTTTAACTGGCTAACTAATGAAGTGGTGAATATTTTCAACACATTGATAGGCGCAACTACAGCAATTTTATTTGCCTGGATATGGGCAAATGTCATGACCTAATTCTTTTTCTAAAATGTTGAGTATTTTCTAGCAATCCCCTTGAAGTTTGGTTGTGATTCTGACTTAAGACTACTTAAGATTGCCAGACTGTTTTTGCATGAAAATGTCAACTCAAATGCAAATTTATTTTATCAAAAGTTGTATATTTTATACTTAGGTTTTTCTACTCATTAGATTCATGGAATCCTCATCATTTTTAACTGTAGATGATAAACCGATTTCTTTTGGGCAAGCAGTAAAATATATGCAAGCCTCAGGAAAATTGGGACAATTTATTGGGGATGTTCTCCGCCAGTTCGTCATTGAGCAAGAACTACAAACACGAGAAGATATAGTTATCAGTTCTGCTTTGACCGAACAGACTATAATTGATTTTCGGCTTAAAAATCAGCTAACAGACCCCCAGAGGTTCCAAGAATGGCTACAGAAGAACGGGACGGACTATGATACCTTTCACTCATCAGTTGCTTACGGTTTTAAGGTAGAAAAACTTAAAGCTGTCGTGACAGAATCAAAGCTGCAAGAATATTTCATCGAGCGTAAAATTTATCTGGATAGAGTCGTACTTTCACGAATTATTATTGATAGTCAGGAACTAGCGGAAGAACTACAAACCCAAATTGAAGAAGGAGCAAGCTTGGAGCAACTCGCTCGAGAGTATTCGCTAGTAGATGACAAAATTGTCAACGGTATGATGGGACCAGTTAGTCGGGGAACAATGCCAGATACACTTAGGGCAGCTATTGATATAGCTAGTCCCGGACAATTGGTAGGACCGATAGAACTGGAAGGACGTTATGGATTGTTTCGTGTAGAACAATTTCTGCCAGCGTCATTAGAAGATACTCAACTAAGGCAAGCACTACAAAATGAGTTGTTTGAGAAATGGCTAGCAGAGAAAATTCAAAAACTAACGGTAAAATTGCAGGTGAATTAAAACTTTTAGGTGAGGAATCTTCAGAAAGTAGTGTGCTAGCGTCTCTACCTTGGAATCAACCACCACTTTGCTGGCTAACTCCTGAACAACAAAGCCGACTGCAACAGGTGTCAGAAACTCTTCGCTACAATTTAGGAGAAAAAATTTGGTCACAAGAAGCGGAAGGTTTCCAGTTCTTAATTGTTTCTGGAAAAGTCCGCTTGCGGGAAGAAAACCTTGGGAATAAGCCTTTGGCAACGCTACAGTCAGGAGATTGGTTTGGTGAGTTAAACAGGTTTTCTGTGGAGTGCAAGGCTGTCGCTGCTAGTAAAGACGTGGTTGTGGTGCGCTGGACGACAGCAGTATGGGCAGAATTTTCCACACCACAAATTGAAGGATTTTGGTTAGGCAATGAAGAGGACACGGGGACAGGAGGACAGGAGGACAGGGGGACAAGGGAAGATTCTTTCCCCAAGTCTCCCCCTCCCCAAGTCTCCCCCTCCTCTTCGGTGTCAACATACCCATTCGTCTCAAGTTGGAACACGGCGGCTGCATGTTTAACAATGGTGGCGCAACAGCTAGATAATGCCGTCCAACTCGAATGGGTTCAACGCCAACTTAGAGGACAGCGACCGAAACATCTTGTAGAAGCAGCAGAAAAGTTAGGATTTGTACTGCGGCGGTTACAAGTCAGTTGGAGTGAGTTACGACAGTTATCATTTCCAGCCTTGTTGCGCTGGGAAGCATCACAAGGCAGAGAGGGTAGTTGGGTAGTAGCGTATGCTATGAAGGGCGATCGCCTGACTGTTGCAAATCCCTTAAATCCCAATCACACCTGTGAAAGCTTGCCACGATCAGTCGTTGAAGAGACTTGGGATGGGCAGTTGTGGCAAGTAGAACTGATCAACAAGCAAGAAAAATTTAACCTCAATTGGTTCACTCCAGCAGTTTGGCAGTACCGGGGATTGCTGAGTGAAGTACTGCTGGCGTCCTTTACATTACAGCTGTTGGGGTTGGCAACACCACTGATTACGCAAGTCGTTATTGATAAAGTGATGGTGCAGGAGAGTTTGCCAACTCTCGATGTTATGGCGATCGCACTCCTGCTAACAGCAATATTTGAGGCAGTCCTCGGCATTCTGCGACTGTTTATTTTTACTCATACTGCCCGTCGTCTAGATTTAAGTTTATCAGCACAGCTGTTTCGCCACCTCATGCGGTTGCCTTTAGCTTATTTTGAGTCTCGGCGGGTAGGAGATACAGTTGCACGAGTTCAGGAACTAGAACAAATCCGCCAATTTCTTACAGGTACGGCGTTAACTGTGGTTTTGGACAGCATCTTTGCTGTGGTGTACTTGGGATTGATGTTTTACTATAATATCCCATTGACCTTTGTGGCCTTGGCAGTCCTACCCTTGTTTGCCACTTTAACGCTAGTAGCAACGCCAATTCTTCGCAGCTGGCTAAACGAAACTTTTAACCGCAGTGCTGATAGTCAATCATTTCTTGTCGAAACCATCACAGGAATTCACTCAGTTAAGGCACATACAGCAGAACCAGCAGCACGCGATCGCTGGGAAGGTTTGTTTGCGCGCTTCGTCCGCACGGGTTTCAAAGCCTCGACCACCTCAAACATTAGCAGTAATATCGCTGATTTCCTCACCAATTTTTCTAGCTTGCTCATTCTTTGGTTTGGTGCCAAGCTTGTCATTGAGCAGGAATTGACTATTGGTCAACTCGTAGCATTCCAAATGCTTTCTGGCAGAGTGACAGCACCACTTTTGCGCTTAGTGCAGCTTTGGCAAACTTTCCAACAAGTATTGCTTTCTGTTGACCGTATTGGTGATATTCTCAACGTTGCCCCAGAAGCTGAACCAGGAACAGGTTTAGTTTTACCATCCCTCAAAGGTCAAGTTAGCTTTGAGCAAGTTTTCTTTCGCTATCGACAGAGTACTGAACCTGTCTTAAGAGGAATCTCCTTCTCAGTCCAACCAGGGCAGTTTGTTGGTATTGTTGGACGCAGCGGTTCTGGGAAAAGTACCCTTTCTAAACTGTTGCAACGCCTTTATCAAATTGAATCCGGACGCATTCTTATTGATGGTTTTGATATTAAAAGTGCTGATTTAGCCTCGCTGCGCCAACAAATTGCTGTTGTCCTTCAAGAAGATTTTTTATTCAACGGTTCTGTCTTGGACAATATAACTCTCGGTAATCCCGACATTACTGCAGAACAAGTCGTAGAAGCTGCAAGATGTGCCGTTGCCCACGACTTTATCAGTGAATTACCCCACGGGTATGAAACCAATGTCGGAGAACGCGGTACAGCTTTATCTGGTGGACAACGTCAACGCATCGCCTTGGCGCGGTTATTTCTCTCACAAGCACCGATTTTAATTTTAGACGAAGCGACCAGTGCTTTGGATAGCGAAACTGAACAGCAAGTCCTGGAAAACCTCCAAAGAATTTCCGCGAACCGCACCGTGTTTCTCATCGCCCACCGTTTCGCCCCCCTCAAGCGTGCTGATTTGATTTTGGTGCTAGAAAAGGGCATTCTCGCTGAACGTGGAAACCATTTGGATTTGTTGCGACAAAAAGGTTTGTACTGGTCATTGTATCAAAGGCAGCAGGCAAATATTTAATACAGCAGAATACATCCGTCAGAACTCAGAACTCGAAACTCAGAACTCAGAACTCAGAACTCAGAACTCAGAAGTAAAATTCGCTCAGTGTCTGGCTTTTAGACAAAGCGCGTTGTACTTCATTTACTTGCAATGTGCTGTATTAATTAATAGCGTGTCTTCTTACAATAATATGTATTGAGAAGTTAGAACCACAAATGTAGGCGTAAGCCATGCCGTAGGCTACACACATAATTCATCTGTGTGCATCTGCGGAAAGTCTGAGCGGAGGTTTCCTCCGTTCGCGTAGCGTCTCCGGAGGAGACTCAGAACTTTCCAAGACAGTGTTCATCTGTGGTTTTATTTTCATAGAATTAACTGTTGCTACAGGTATAACAAACCATCTTAACAACCGTAGAGTTCGGGGTAATAGAACTCGCATCTCGCACAAACCAAGGAATCAAGAGAATACATTGTAGATAGCATCAATCACCAGTCTTACAGACACAAGCAATGAACCAAACGTTCTTCCATCTTGCCTTTCCCGTCACAGACATTGCCCAAGCGAAAGCATACTATGTGGATGGTTTAGGCTGCACTCCTGGACGGGAAAACCGCAACGCCTTAATTCTCAATCTTTACGGTCATCAACTGGTCGCTCACGTCACAAAAGAACCGCTCACACCCCAGCGTAGTATATATCCAAGACACTTTGGGATAATTTTTACATCAGTTGGCGATTGGGAAAACTTACTAGCAAAGGCGCAACAGCAACAGCTCCTTTTTAGAGAAGAAGCCAAACACCGCTTTGTGGATTCTCCCTTAGAGCATCGCACTTTCTTTTTAGAAGACCCTTTTTACAATTTAATGGAGTTTAAGTATTACCGTTACCCGGAAGCGATTTTTGGCAGTGCTGAGTACACGCAAATTGGCGATTGATCTCAGCGCAGCGCCCTCACGGGCGATGCTCCCAGAGGGAGCCGCCCCTTGGGCGATGCTCCTTTAAGCTGTTATGCATTTTTATGACATTTTGTCAAGAGCAAAGTATCTACCAGTGCTAACTTGTTTGTTTTTAAATTGCTTAACCGGAGTTACCAACGCCTTTGCCACCGCAGCTAAACTTCTTGAATCTGTCAGCATCCAGGCGTGATTCAATACTGGTACTATCACCTCTCGTCCCACAGGCATTTGGGAACTATTTGCGGGCACAATCATCAAGTCATAAGGTGTCCAGATAGAGGTAAAATCTATCTGCGATAACATCGCTGCATCCCGATTCAAATCTTCTAGTAGAACACTGTCAGGACGCATTTGAATACAACCAAGACCTTGGCGACAGTAGGCAATCCAAGTGCCATGATGCGGTGATGAGATGGTAATAAATCGCTGTACGCGGTTGATTCCTCCCAGTCGTTGGACGTAATAGCGGCTGACGATACCTCCCATGCTAAAGCCCACGACATCTAAGGGTTGTTCTGGTTCAAAAGTGGCATCAATATAATCAGCGACTTGTTGAGCCAACGTGTTAAGACCTAAATTGCCATTATTTGGCACTAGATCCAGATCATGCACAGTCCAACCCCTCTGTTTCAGGTAGGGAATCATTGTATCGAAAACTCGACCTGTATCATCAATACCATGTACTAATAACACGGGATTTCGCCGTTCTTTTACGTTATTCATGTACAAAATAATGTTAAGTACTATCTTTACCTAATCTAGTCGAGTATGATTCCCATTTGCCAAAAAGCTATGACACTCCCTCCAGTGGTTCGAGCAACATCGCTCTCAAGACTCAAAACGCATTGTTAAAAGTATAAATTAAGTTTTGTTAAGCGTACTCTCAAAATATTGCCCTTAGTTACAGTAAAATTTAATAATTAGGTCTGACTGTGTACAAGTGGCAAGTGCCTGAGAGCAAGAGTTAAGAGCATGAGTCACTTACTGTTAAAACAACTTTAGTTGAGAAATCAACCTATGAAAGCTGTCACCATCATTTGGTTGTACTGACGAATAGGTGGGTCAAGAATATCTTGATAAAAATTAAAATATTCCGTGATTTGTTAAAGATTGCGGTCATATTCCAGGTATAAGAGGCAGGAGAAATTATCATGTTCGGTTTTATCAAAAATTTAATTGCTGGGATT
The sequence above is a segment of the Mastigocladopsis repens PCC 10914 genome. Coding sequences within it:
- a CDS encoding TIGR00297 family protein — encoded protein: MFFFTNSLNPWLVGVGLNSILLVVAWMVPKKLLTPAGLFHACLLGVLIWGTLGWQGYVVVMFYFLVGSLITRVGMAQKEAEGIAEKRSGARGPENVWGSALTAALCALGVLMTNLGILSTPQTLHPTLDTLLLLGYVASFSTKLSDTCASEVGKAYGKSTFLITTLQAVPRGTEGAVSLEGTLAGAVASLALALLGWGVGLIDLLGLLWCVLAAFIATNLESVIGATVQSRFNWLTNEVVNIFNTLIGATTAILFAWIWANVMT
- a CDS encoding peptidylprolyl isomerase; the protein is MESSSFLTVDDKPISFGQAVKYMQASGKLGQFIGDVLRQFVIEQELQTREDIVISSALTEQTIIDFRLKNQLTDPQRFQEWLQKNGTDYDTFHSSVAYGFKVEKLKAVVTESKLQEYFIERKIYLDRVVLSRIIIDSQELAEELQTQIEEGASLEQLAREYSLVDDKIVNGMMGPVSRGTMPDTLRAAIDIASPGQLVGPIELEGRYGLFRVEQFLPASLEDTQLRQALQNELFEKWLAEKIQKLTVKLQVN
- a CDS encoding peptidase domain-containing ABC transporter, with product MASRENSKTNGKIAGELKLLGEESSESSVLASLPWNQPPLCWLTPEQQSRLQQVSETLRYNLGEKIWSQEAEGFQFLIVSGKVRLREENLGNKPLATLQSGDWFGELNRFSVECKAVAASKDVVVVRWTTAVWAEFSTPQIEGFWLGNEEDTGTGGQEDRGTREDSFPKSPPPQVSPSSSVSTYPFVSSWNTAAACLTMVAQQLDNAVQLEWVQRQLRGQRPKHLVEAAEKLGFVLRRLQVSWSELRQLSFPALLRWEASQGREGSWVVAYAMKGDRLTVANPLNPNHTCESLPRSVVEETWDGQLWQVELINKQEKFNLNWFTPAVWQYRGLLSEVLLASFTLQLLGLATPLITQVVIDKVMVQESLPTLDVMAIALLLTAIFEAVLGILRLFIFTHTARRLDLSLSAQLFRHLMRLPLAYFESRRVGDTVARVQELEQIRQFLTGTALTVVLDSIFAVVYLGLMFYYNIPLTFVALAVLPLFATLTLVATPILRSWLNETFNRSADSQSFLVETITGIHSVKAHTAEPAARDRWEGLFARFVRTGFKASTTSNISSNIADFLTNFSSLLILWFGAKLVIEQELTIGQLVAFQMLSGRVTAPLLRLVQLWQTFQQVLLSVDRIGDILNVAPEAEPGTGLVLPSLKGQVSFEQVFFRYRQSTEPVLRGISFSVQPGQFVGIVGRSGSGKSTLSKLLQRLYQIESGRILIDGFDIKSADLASLRQQIAVVLQEDFLFNGSVLDNITLGNPDITAEQVVEAARCAVAHDFISELPHGYETNVGERGTALSGGQRQRIALARLFLSQAPILILDEATSALDSETEQQVLENLQRISANRTVFLIAHRFAPLKRADLILVLEKGILAERGNHLDLLRQKGLYWSLYQRQQANI
- a CDS encoding VOC family protein, with translation MNQTFFHLAFPVTDIAQAKAYYVDGLGCTPGRENRNALILNLYGHQLVAHVTKEPLTPQRSIYPRHFGIIFTSVGDWENLLAKAQQQQLLFREEAKHRFVDSPLEHRTFFLEDPFYNLMEFKYYRYPEAIFGSAEYTQIGD
- a CDS encoding esterase/lipase family protein, producing the protein MNNVKERRNPVLLVHGIDDTGRVFDTMIPYLKQRGWTVHDLDLVPNNGNLGLNTLAQQVADYIDATFEPEQPLDVVGFSMGGIVSRYYVQRLGGINRVQRFITISSPHHGTWIAYCRQGLGCIQMRPDSVLLEDLNRDAAMLSQIDFTSIWTPYDLMIVPANSSQMPVGREVIVPVLNHAWMLTDSRSLAAVAKALVTPVKQFKNKQVSTGRYFALDKMS